In the Maridesulfovibrio bastinii DSM 16055 genome, one interval contains:
- a CDS encoding sigma 54-interacting transcriptional regulator, with the protein MQNDLCEKKYSVLKAAMIELDGLFELESTLSGLLGVLRRELETSKGFVSLYDLDSIISTYNVFSGFNPEELSLGTGKMGEEEVRRVLQTPGPFCLTGRSSGAVLWNGGGAALARDEIRFFAVPFFVESHYAGIIAVDRIFNDSVPTSKDVDVLVEYAEMVQLAVSLGCRSGESRSFLMRENLALRNRLTGEGRFEHLLGRSSVMVDVQRRVEKVATTNATVLVIGERGVGKKLTARTVHDYSDRSGGPFVVVNCAEFLGQDLEHEIFGFEKGAFPGAFNPSSGALEEADGGTLLLENVEALPLNIQMRLQQFIQDRSFVRNGGETKFRTSDIRIVATSSADLGAMVEDGKFRLELYYLLNVYPIKIVPLRSRRDDITGLLNHFIREISIHSGRNIHFSPPALEALMRYDWPGNVQEMEELIKRLALMAEEDGVSLEFLTPFLSGGFGSEIQSNGAGRLENGSSLSEIERNEVVSALERNGWVQYKAAKDLGLTARQVGYRIRKFNLEHMVSEGRSSLRKT; encoded by the coding sequence ATGCAAAACGATCTGTGTGAGAAAAAATATTCCGTATTGAAGGCGGCCATGATTGAGCTGGACGGACTCTTTGAGCTGGAGTCAACGCTTTCCGGGTTGCTTGGAGTTCTCCGCAGAGAGCTTGAGACTTCCAAAGGATTTGTTTCTCTTTATGATCTGGACTCAATTATTTCAACTTATAATGTGTTCAGTGGCTTTAATCCTGAGGAACTTTCTCTCGGTACGGGTAAAATGGGTGAGGAAGAGGTTCGCCGCGTTCTCCAGACCCCCGGTCCTTTCTGTCTTACCGGCAGAAGTTCAGGTGCGGTTCTCTGGAATGGCGGTGGAGCTGCTTTGGCCCGCGATGAAATTCGTTTTTTTGCAGTTCCTTTCTTTGTTGAAAGCCACTACGCCGGAATTATCGCGGTAGATAGAATTTTTAATGATTCAGTTCCGACATCAAAAGATGTTGATGTGCTGGTAGAATATGCCGAGATGGTTCAGCTTGCGGTCAGCCTCGGATGCAGATCCGGTGAATCAAGAAGTTTTCTGATGCGCGAAAATCTGGCCCTGCGCAATCGTTTGACTGGTGAGGGCCGTTTTGAACATCTCCTTGGCAGAAGTTCGGTAATGGTTGATGTTCAACGCAGGGTTGAGAAAGTTGCCACTACTAATGCTACGGTTCTGGTCATCGGAGAAAGAGGTGTTGGCAAAAAACTGACCGCAAGGACAGTCCACGATTATTCTGACCGGAGCGGCGGCCCTTTTGTGGTTGTTAATTGTGCCGAGTTTTTAGGTCAGGATCTTGAGCACGAAATATTCGGTTTTGAAAAGGGTGCATTCCCCGGAGCTTTCAATCCCAGTTCCGGAGCACTTGAAGAGGCAGATGGCGGAACCCTGCTTCTTGAAAATGTTGAAGCCCTGCCACTTAACATACAGATGAGACTTCAGCAGTTCATACAGGACAGAAGTTTTGTCCGCAACGGTGGTGAAACAAAGTTCAGAACATCGGATATAAGAATAGTCGCAACTTCATCAGCTGATCTTGGTGCAATGGTTGAAGACGGAAAATTCAGGCTGGAGTTATATTACCTGCTTAATGTTTATCCTATCAAGATTGTGCCGTTACGCAGTCGCAGGGACGATATAACCGGGCTGCTTAACCATTTTATCCGGGAAATATCCATTCACTCCGGACGGAATATCCATTTTTCTCCTCCCGCTCTGGAAGCTCTTATGCGCTATGACTGGCCGGGTAATGTTCAGGAAATGGAAGAGCTGATTAAGCGTCTGGCCCTGATGGCTGAAGAAGATGGAGTCTCGCTTGAATTTTTGACACCTTTTCTTTCAGGCGGTTTCGGATCGGAGATTCAAAGTAACGGTGCCGGGCGTCTGGAAAATGGTTCTTCACTAAGCGAGATTGAACGTAATGAAGTTGTCTCAGCATTGGAAAGAAATGGATGGGTTCAGTATAAAGCGGCAAAAGACCTTGGGCTGACGGCAAGACAGGTCGGGTATCGAATTAGAAAATTCAATCTGGAGCATATGGTCAGTGAGGGCAGGTCGTCATTACGCAAGACCTGA
- a CDS encoding DUF697 domain-containing protein: protein MSRVLFRVAVALCIFFLFVFSIFMFNQFTGLADLAGNFYPQSRNFVLYGLSGLYLLFCVTPVVIFFIRPAPLRLPENHTPAEQRAFYKKLKKRLRRNKILKAEKIKIRNADDMEAAFALLDEKASRKTRKTASKIFITTALSQNGKLDSIIVFAILGKLVWDISKIYNQRSSASDMIALYSNVAATTFFAGAIEEMDIQAQIDSIMSPVLASSALGMIPGASGITSIITSSLLDGSANAFLALRIGIMTRDYFNYEIKQRDAAYRRKVMAEAGKNLLGIAVEATRKITGGYLKTVTKTAGHTASSAAKSVFHSGAQAVKFSAEHAERFTRYAKRGHSCSEPAGTEPPCSELKDQSEPRTKKFLEKVTVVGWRERFFKK from the coding sequence ATGAGTAGAGTCCTTTTCCGGGTAGCTGTGGCACTTTGCATATTCTTCCTTTTTGTTTTCAGCATCTTCATGTTCAACCAGTTTACCGGGCTTGCCGATCTTGCCGGTAATTTTTATCCGCAAAGCCGTAACTTTGTTTTATACGGGCTGAGCGGGCTATACCTGTTATTCTGTGTAACCCCGGTAGTAATTTTTTTCATCCGCCCTGCCCCGCTGAGGCTTCCCGAAAATCATACTCCGGCAGAACAGCGTGCATTTTATAAGAAATTAAAAAAGAGGCTCCGCCGAAATAAAATTTTAAAAGCTGAAAAAATCAAAATACGCAACGCTGACGATATGGAAGCAGCTTTCGCTCTGCTTGATGAAAAAGCTTCCAGAAAAACCCGCAAAACAGCCTCAAAAATTTTTATAACCACTGCCCTGTCGCAAAACGGCAAACTTGATTCCATAATTGTTTTCGCAATTCTTGGTAAACTGGTCTGGGATATTTCAAAAATATACAATCAGCGCAGCAGTGCTTCCGACATGATAGCTTTATACAGCAATGTAGCCGCCACGACCTTTTTTGCCGGGGCAATAGAAGAAATGGATATTCAGGCCCAGATAGATTCAATTATGTCTCCGGTTCTGGCAAGCTCGGCTCTCGGTATGATTCCCGGAGCAAGTGGAATAACATCCATAATCACAAGCTCTCTGCTTGATGGTTCGGCGAACGCTTTTCTGGCCCTCAGAATAGGCATTATGACCAGAGACTACTTCAATTATGAAATAAAGCAGAGGGATGCGGCATACCGCAGAAAAGTAATGGCTGAGGCAGGAAAAAATCTGCTGGGCATTGCGGTTGAAGCAACCAGAAAAATTACCGGAGGTTACCTCAAGACAGTGACGAAAACTGCCGGACATACAGCATCAAGTGCGGCAAAATCTGTTTTTCATTCAGGAGCGCAGGCGGTGAAGTTTTCCGCTGAACACGCTGAACGATTTACCAGATACGCCAAAAGAGGACATTCCTGTTCAGAACCGGCCGGGACTGAACCGCCATGTTCTGAACTTAAAGATCAAAGTGAACCTCGCACCAAAAAATTTCTGGAGAAGGTCACTGTTGTAGGCTGGAGAGAAAGATTTTTCAAAAAATAA
- a CDS encoding deoxyribodipyrimidine photo-lyase translates to MEKVNSERVCQLGFGPEGNGPVVYWMCRDQRLEDNWALLYAREEALKKRVPLEIVFCLAPRFLSAGARQYHFMLSGLKELEEKARNLNIGFRVLCGEPDKKIADYCLEQSCSTLIVDFFPLRIFNNWVKSLCSEFNGSIYEVDAHNIVPCRVASPKQEYAARTIRPKIHKRLPEFLEDYPKLEHYPYPPEEAAKNDWDEIYRYAGIYGTEPSIDLIQPGCDAACERLEKFLSSGIKIYDKGRNDPNEDAQSGLSPYLHFGQISSQRVAYEAARCKNPGEGNVEAFIEELVVRRELTDNFCFYNSWYDSFEGVAEWARKTLDDHRQDKRVYVYDTEAFENASTHSELWNAAQTELLKTGKMHGYMRMYWAKKILEWSESPEKALETAVYLNDRYSLDGRDPNGYVGILWSLGGLHDRGWTEREIYGKIRYMNERGCRRKFSVDKYIMTWLGMKLG, encoded by the coding sequence GTGGAAAAAGTGAATAGTGAAAGAGTCTGTCAGCTGGGATTCGGGCCTGAAGGTAACGGTCCGGTTGTTTACTGGATGTGTCGTGATCAGCGTCTGGAAGATAACTGGGCTCTTTTATATGCAAGGGAAGAGGCTCTTAAAAAAAGGGTTCCACTTGAAATAGTTTTCTGCCTCGCTCCACGCTTTCTTTCCGCCGGAGCCAGACAATATCATTTTATGCTCAGCGGACTGAAAGAGCTTGAAGAAAAAGCGCGTAATCTGAATATCGGATTCAGGGTTCTTTGTGGCGAACCGGATAAAAAGATAGCTGACTACTGCCTTGAACAATCGTGTTCAACCCTGATTGTTGATTTTTTCCCTCTACGAATTTTCAATAACTGGGTGAAATCTCTATGCAGTGAATTTAACGGCAGTATCTATGAGGTTGATGCCCATAATATTGTGCCTTGCAGGGTTGCTTCACCTAAGCAGGAATATGCCGCCAGAACCATCCGGCCGAAAATACATAAGAGGCTTCCGGAATTTTTAGAAGATTATCCCAAGCTTGAACATTATCCGTACCCGCCGGAAGAAGCAGCGAAAAATGATTGGGATGAAATTTACCGTTATGCCGGTATTTACGGGACCGAACCATCCATTGATTTGATTCAGCCCGGTTGTGATGCTGCTTGTGAGAGACTTGAAAAATTTTTGTCTTCCGGGATTAAAATTTATGACAAGGGACGCAATGATCCCAATGAAGACGCTCAATCCGGTCTTTCTCCATATCTTCATTTTGGTCAGATTTCGTCCCAGCGAGTGGCTTATGAAGCCGCAAGATGCAAAAATCCCGGTGAAGGGAATGTGGAAGCTTTTATTGAAGAACTCGTAGTTAGAAGGGAGCTTACTGATAATTTTTGTTTTTATAATTCGTGGTATGACAGTTTTGAAGGTGTTGCGGAGTGGGCCCGTAAAACCCTTGATGATCATCGTCAGGACAAAAGAGTTTATGTTTATGACACAGAGGCTTTTGAAAACGCTTCAACTCATTCCGAACTGTGGAATGCCGCCCAGACTGAGCTGTTGAAAACCGGAAAAATGCACGGTTATATGCGAATGTACTGGGCAAAAAAAATACTCGAATGGTCCGAAAGCCCCGAGAAAGCCCTTGAAACAGCTGTTTACCTCAATGACCGCTATAGTCTTGATGGACGCGATCCCAATGGATATGTCGGGATTCTCTGGTCTTTGGGCGGCCTGCATGACCGTGGCTGGACCGAGCGGGAAATATACGGAAAAATCAGATATATGAATGAGCGCGGTTGTCGCCGTAAATTCAGTGTCGACAAATATATAATGACCTGGCTCGGCATGAAGCTCGGGTAG
- a CDS encoding c-type cytochrome, whose protein sequence is MKKVIALFFCILLAASVSVAFSADSATLYKTKCSGCHGIDGTKHTGGIALAGLDSSSALEKMNGYLDGSYGGKAKGMMTRILKKLDASEIPGLAEHIGTFK, encoded by the coding sequence ATGAAAAAAGTTATTGCTCTCTTCTTCTGTATACTGCTTGCAGCTTCAGTTTCCGTCGCATTCAGTGCTGATTCTGCAACACTCTATAAAACTAAATGTTCCGGATGCCACGGCATAGACGGCACCAAACATACCGGTGGCATTGCTCTTGCCGGACTAGATTCTTCCAGTGCTCTGGAAAAGATGAACGGCTATCTTGATGGTTCATACGGCGGAAAAGCTAAAGGTATGATGACCAGAATTCTGAAAAAACTTGACGCAAGCGAAATTCCCGGTCTTGCTGAACATATCGGAACTTTTAAATAA
- a CDS encoding radical SAM protein — MKLENSNQIHEWSADRKWNPFNSYKLLSQVYRWRLIKRGQPIPQPALVTVDPINSCNLSCTWCNAEHILQNRRNRISERGLLELSEGMAKWKGHPEWPGGVEAVCIAGGGEPLLHPATGRFIKSLVKNGIEVGIVTNGTRIHEFLEELALCTWVGVSVDAGTPETFERLKGKNRFEKVVENLKLLNSYISKHDCTLGMNRPGYGVSYKYLLHSGNIADVYKGAKAARATGCKNFHLRPAGLSWDKLQSSSENMFNSETRATLAQQLNCARELETSKFNVFGITHKFDSNLNKSNIFSSCHAIFMTAVFMPPAENKDELFRTGLCCDRRGDERLEFPQEMKSFTDVEKAWGSTGHWDIYDRIKLSDCPRCTYQPHNQIFEHVIENDSMTYKFI, encoded by the coding sequence GTGAAATTGGAAAACTCCAACCAGATACATGAATGGTCCGCAGACAGAAAGTGGAACCCCTTCAACAGTTATAAACTTCTCTCACAGGTCTACCGCTGGAGACTTATAAAGCGCGGGCAGCCTATACCACAGCCGGCTCTGGTTACTGTTGACCCTATAAACAGCTGCAACCTGTCCTGCACGTGGTGCAACGCCGAACATATTCTGCAAAACAGGCGCAACAGAATTTCAGAGAGAGGACTGCTGGAGCTTTCCGAAGGCATGGCAAAATGGAAGGGACATCCAGAATGGCCGGGCGGGGTTGAAGCTGTCTGCATTGCCGGTGGAGGAGAACCCCTGCTGCACCCTGCAACAGGCAGATTCATCAAATCCCTTGTTAAAAATGGTATAGAAGTCGGTATTGTCACCAACGGAACCCGTATCCACGAATTTCTGGAAGAACTGGCCCTGTGTACATGGGTGGGAGTTTCAGTAGATGCCGGAACACCGGAAACCTTTGAGCGTCTAAAAGGCAAAAACCGCTTTGAAAAAGTGGTCGAAAATCTGAAACTGCTCAACAGCTATATTTCAAAACATGACTGCACGCTGGGCATGAACCGTCCGGGATACGGGGTCAGCTACAAGTATCTGCTGCACAGCGGCAACATTGCCGACGTCTACAAGGGAGCCAAGGCCGCACGGGCAACAGGATGTAAAAACTTTCATCTCCGTCCGGCAGGACTCTCATGGGATAAACTGCAAAGCAGCAGTGAAAACATGTTTAATTCCGAAACCCGTGCAACACTGGCTCAGCAGTTGAATTGCGCAAGGGAACTTGAAACCTCCAAATTCAATGTTTTCGGAATAACCCATAAGTTCGACAGCAATCTCAACAAATCAAACATATTCTCTTCCTGCCACGCAATTTTCATGACTGCTGTTTTTATGCCTCCGGCAGAAAATAAGGATGAGCTTTTCCGCACCGGACTATGCTGTGACAGGCGCGGAGACGAACGGCTTGAGTTTCCGCAGGAAATGAAGTCTTTCACTGATGTTGAAAAGGCATGGGGATCGACAGGACATTGGGATATTTACGACAGGATTAAACTTTCGGACTGCCCTCGCTGCACCTATCAGCCGCACAACCAGATATTTGAGCATGTCATTGAAAATGACAGCATGACGTATAAATTTATTTAG
- a CDS encoding glycosyltransferase, with protein MTKPLVSIVVPSYNQARYLPTALDSVMFQEYPNIELIICNHGSTDNTSRIIADFINSIESEKVSYLERMSDDGSKTLLRKHELRYPATRTVKVIESQENIGGTASYNEGFKAAEGEFCMYLVGDDYFFPHAISAMVDVFEKNSGLDVVYADTFVVDDAGRILQRLSKPEYSFEKCLADWFHLGVCRLYRRDLHLKCGYYDTDYRNANDYDMFLRFAMSGAKFQHLNRVLYGLRKHDPDNPDEPASWRDNGHRNLMRESIICAERAREWLKSKREA; from the coding sequence TTGACAAAACCTCTGGTAAGCATTGTTGTCCCATCATACAATCAGGCCCGCTATCTTCCAACTGCGCTTGATAGCGTGATGTTTCAGGAATACCCGAATATAGAGCTCATTATCTGCAATCACGGTTCAACCGATAACACATCCCGAATAATCGCAGATTTTATAAATTCAATTGAATCCGAAAAGGTCAGTTACCTTGAACGGATGAGTGACGACGGCAGCAAAACCCTGCTCCGAAAGCATGAACTCCGCTACCCCGCAACACGAACGGTAAAAGTAATTGAAAGTCAGGAGAATATTGGCGGAACAGCCTCATACAATGAAGGATTCAAGGCCGCCGAGGGTGAATTCTGCATGTATCTTGTGGGCGATGATTATTTCTTTCCCCATGCGATTTCCGCGATGGTGGATGTTTTTGAAAAGAATTCCGGGCTTGATGTTGTTTATGCCGACACCTTTGTTGTTGATGACGCTGGAAGAATTCTTCAACGCCTTTCAAAACCGGAATACTCATTTGAAAAATGCCTTGCAGACTGGTTTCACCTTGGAGTCTGCCGACTTTACCGCAGAGATCTTCATCTTAAGTGTGGTTATTACGATACTGATTATAGAAATGCCAATGACTACGATATGTTCCTGCGTTTTGCCATGAGTGGAGCAAAATTTCAGCATCTCAACCGGGTTCTGTACGGCCTTAGAAAGCATGATCCTGACAATCCTGACGAACCGGCATCATGGCGTGACAACGGGCACCGCAATCTTATGCGGGAGAGCATAATCTGTGCGGAAAGAGCCAGAGAATGGCTGAAAAGTAAAAGGGAAGCATAA
- a CDS encoding nucleotide sugar dehydrogenase encodes MKISVIGLGKLGLCTAVCCARAGFETWGMDLKKDYVALIKNGEIPFYESELEENLLKYRENLHLTTDISEAVAKSDISLLIVPTPSQEDGAFSNEYLINALKSMGPTLAAKKTFHVVDIVSTVMPGSCDNIFKPLLEKITGKKVAEEIGLAYNPEFIAIGSVLKNFLNPDLLLIGESDPQTGQALEEMYSAVCDNSPHVGRTSLINAEIAKLSINCYCTMKISFANNLASICEKVAGADAGDITEIIGHDSRIGGKYILPGLGFGGPCFPRDNEAFINFTRQAGGFSGLQQAVVDINNAQPGIVTDKIISLSPENGTVALLGQAYKPQTYLTERSQALEIALKLSEHRGLKVKVYDPLAKEHGPWETCQSLAECVTGADVAAILTPWPEFFDTSWHRLLCKGATVLNLWK; translated from the coding sequence ATGAAAATTTCAGTAATCGGCCTTGGAAAACTCGGTCTCTGCACAGCTGTCTGCTGCGCCCGTGCTGGTTTTGAAACATGGGGCATGGATTTAAAAAAAGATTATGTCGCCCTTATTAAAAATGGCGAAATTCCTTTTTACGAATCAGAGCTTGAAGAAAATCTCTTAAAATACAGAGAGAATCTGCACCTGACAACAGACATCAGCGAGGCTGTTGCCAAAAGTGATATCTCACTGCTGATAGTCCCGACTCCGTCACAGGAAGACGGAGCTTTCAGCAACGAATATCTGATCAATGCTCTCAAATCCATGGGACCAACCCTTGCGGCTAAAAAAACATTTCACGTTGTTGATATCGTTTCTACAGTTATGCCCGGATCATGTGACAATATTTTCAAACCTCTGCTTGAGAAAATTACCGGGAAAAAAGTAGCTGAAGAGATCGGGCTGGCCTACAATCCTGAATTTATAGCTATCGGCAGTGTCTTAAAGAATTTTCTTAACCCTGATCTGCTGCTTATCGGAGAATCAGATCCACAGACCGGTCAGGCTCTTGAAGAAATGTATTCCGCTGTCTGCGACAATAGCCCTCATGTTGGCCGCACCTCTCTCATCAATGCGGAAATAGCAAAACTTTCCATCAACTGTTACTGCACCATGAAAATAAGTTTTGCCAATAATCTCGCCTCAATCTGTGAAAAAGTTGCAGGGGCTGATGCCGGCGACATAACCGAAATTATAGGCCACGACTCCCGAATCGGCGGCAAATATATTCTACCCGGTCTGGGATTCGGCGGACCATGCTTTCCAAGAGATAATGAAGCTTTTATAAATTTCACCAGACAGGCCGGAGGATTTTCCGGACTCCAGCAGGCCGTGGTTGACATCAACAATGCCCAGCCGGGAATTGTGACGGATAAAATCATCAGCCTGTCACCTGAAAACGGAACCGTAGCCCTGCTTGGACAGGCTTATAAACCGCAAACCTATTTAACAGAAAGATCACAGGCTCTGGAGATAGCTTTAAAGCTCTCAGAACACCGCGGTTTAAAAGTTAAGGTTTATGATCCGCTCGCAAAAGAACACGGTCCGTGGGAAACCTGTCAGAGCCTTGCAGAATGCGTTACCGGAGCTGATGTAGCGGCGATACTTACCCCGTGGCCCGAATTCTTCGATACATCATGGCACAGGCTGCTTTGTAAGGGAGCCACAGTTCTGAATCTGTGGAAATAA
- a CDS encoding class I SAM-dependent methyltransferase — protein sequence MNIDLKYHRNGYDYWNKTVCCSKEAGGEPLTSEYFAAMEEYKYSQEPEIQAFAQFSRYHGKKVLEAGVGAGTDFLQWVRCGARAYGIDLTESAIIQTSERLKIYGLQAEELQQADCENLPYPDNSFDLVYSWGVIHHTPSPKKALSELVRVTKPGGELKVMVYNRHSLVAFYRWWQMALLKLRPWMSLKNVLANHMENKGTQAFTEKEIKELFQSFPLEIQNIQKFLTCYDRKVPFSGFWTRIAGADNAGWFMGVKAVKNK from the coding sequence ATGAACATTGATCTGAAATACCATCGCAACGGATACGATTACTGGAATAAAACCGTATGCTGTTCCAAAGAAGCCGGGGGTGAACCACTCACTTCCGAATATTTTGCTGCAATGGAAGAGTACAAATACTCACAGGAGCCGGAAATTCAGGCCTTTGCCCAGTTCAGCCGTTATCATGGTAAAAAAGTACTTGAAGCCGGAGTAGGAGCGGGAACGGATTTTCTGCAATGGGTTCGCTGCGGGGCCAGAGCATACGGAATAGACCTGACAGAATCAGCCATAATCCAGACCTCTGAGCGTCTTAAAATATATGGACTACAAGCCGAAGAGCTGCAACAGGCGGATTGTGAGAACCTGCCCTACCCCGATAACAGTTTTGACCTTGTTTATTCCTGGGGGGTCATCCATCACACACCCTCACCGAAAAAAGCCCTTTCAGAACTGGTTAGAGTCACAAAACCGGGCGGGGAATTAAAAGTCATGGTCTACAACCGCCACTCTCTGGTCGCTTTTTATCGCTGGTGGCAGATGGCCCTGCTCAAATTAAGGCCTTGGATGAGCCTCAAAAATGTTCTGGCCAACCACATGGAAAACAAAGGGACACAGGCTTTTACGGAAAAAGAAATCAAAGAACTTTTCCAAAGCTTTCCTCTTGAAATACAAAATATACAAAAATTTCTTACCTGTTACGACCGCAAAGTTCCTTTTTCAGGGTTCTGGACCAGAATTGCAGGAGCTGACAACGCGGGATGGTTTATGGGCGTTAAGGCCGTAAAAAACAAATAA
- a CDS encoding class I SAM-dependent methyltransferase, with amino-acid sequence MSNDILKHNLEKWKTLPAGEWRRNVSDLYALEDDELATAYNSFRTLWDRERGWEHERYGKMFSGREVLEVGSGLGYDALTMSKKAASWTCADILQVNIDFVARMAALTGSENISTQLLEDIDSHDFKKSFNGFYAHGVLHHIPFDIASRQMANISKYLEPGAKAVFLMYPKARWEHAGKPAFENFGISTDGEGTPWAEWYDEEKILKLVGDDFTLDKSIPWGWNNIEFINFELTKKQ; translated from the coding sequence ATGAGTAATGACATCCTGAAACATAATCTTGAGAAATGGAAAACACTCCCTGCCGGTGAATGGCGCAGAAATGTTTCCGATCTCTACGCGCTTGAAGACGATGAACTTGCAACGGCCTACAATTCATTCCGTACTTTATGGGACAGAGAAAGAGGCTGGGAGCATGAACGCTACGGCAAAATGTTTTCAGGGCGTGAGGTGCTGGAGGTAGGCAGCGGTCTTGGCTATGATGCACTGACAATGTCTAAAAAAGCAGCATCATGGACCTGTGCGGATATACTTCAGGTGAACATTGATTTTGTTGCCCGTATGGCCGCACTCACAGGCTCAGAAAACATTTCGACCCAACTCCTTGAAGATATCGATTCCCATGATTTCAAAAAATCTTTCAACGGATTTTATGCTCATGGAGTTCTCCACCACATACCTTTTGATATCGCATCCAGACAGATGGCTAATATATCAAAATATCTTGAGCCGGGGGCCAAAGCTGTTTTTCTGATGTACCCGAAAGCAAGATGGGAGCATGCCGGAAAACCTGCTTTTGAAAATTTCGGAATAAGCACAGACGGGGAAGGAACACCGTGGGCCGAGTGGTATGATGAAGAAAAAATTTTGAAACTGGTCGGAGATGATTTTACTCTGGATAAGAGTATCCCCTGGGGCTGGAACAATATTGAATTTATAAATTTCGAACTGACTAAAAAACAATAG
- a CDS encoding cytidylyltransferase domain-containing protein, protein MKLGALIPARIGSKRLRKKNILNLGGKPLLCWSIDPLLEADIFDDITVSTESEEVADVVRNIYSEKEVKILMRPEELAGDDSSLDAVQAHYLENRLDIEWFGLFMPTYPFRKKEKIHDAVRALYSGYAWRVISVRADENCSMDYYYPKDDGVGLFFQMQPFFAANNISTYMFYQRNMIGELWAKAGMTNTERVRKIYADVEECIDIDTAADFKIAEKVVSGYKPFFRKPVFSELGDWTLIMPEGTDIEGYKKYLAGYDMTDMSTPMLFLQEARLPVSTFRCFDGIRRSYWMSEKAVNYMNYSRAKKTGNNAYIPIHYTNSKHYRLLRNMHPQNPYDPPTDCDKDGIMFGSNSAVPKAVPQDRIIFQEKVETEPWYVDPLDFVKSAAD, encoded by the coding sequence ATGAAATTAGGCGCGCTTATTCCGGCCAGAATAGGGTCCAAACGTCTGCGCAAAAAAAATATCCTAAACCTCGGCGGTAAACCCCTGCTCTGCTGGAGCATAGACCCGCTGCTGGAAGCGGATATTTTTGATGACATCACCGTCTCAACCGAATCAGAAGAAGTGGCAGATGTTGTACGCAATATTTATTCGGAGAAAGAAGTCAAAATACTGATGCGCCCGGAAGAGCTGGCCGGTGATGACTCCAGTCTTGACGCGGTTCAGGCTCACTACCTTGAAAATAGACTTGATATTGAATGGTTCGGACTTTTCATGCCGACATACCCTTTCAGAAAAAAAGAAAAAATCCATGATGCGGTAAGAGCCTTGTATTCCGGTTATGCCTGGCGGGTTATCTCAGTAAGGGCAGATGAAAACTGTTCTATGGATTATTACTACCCCAAGGATGACGGAGTGGGACTGTTTTTTCAGATGCAGCCTTTTTTTGCTGCAAATAACATTTCCACATATATGTTTTACCAGCGCAATATGATTGGTGAACTCTGGGCCAAAGCAGGCATGACCAACACTGAAAGGGTCAGAAAAATATATGCAGATGTTGAAGAATGTATTGATATCGATACTGCTGCCGACTTTAAAATAGCTGAAAAAGTAGTGTCCGGTTACAAACCTTTTTTCCGTAAACCAGTTTTTTCTGAGCTTGGAGACTGGACTCTGATCATGCCGGAAGGAACGGACATTGAAGGTTACAAAAAATATCTGGCCGGGTATGATATGACTGATATGAGCACACCTATGCTCTTTCTTCAGGAAGCCCGCCTTCCGGTCTCAACCTTCAGATGTTTTGACGGCATCAGGCGTTCATACTGGATGAGCGAAAAAGCCGTAAATTACATGAACTACAGCAGGGCCAAAAAAACGGGCAACAATGCCTACATCCCTATTCACTACACCAACTCGAAGCATTACAGACTGCTTAGGAATATGCATCCTCAAAACCCTTATGACCCTCCGACCGATTGCGATAAAGACGGGATCATGTTCGGCAGCAATTCCGCAGTGCCGAAAGCCGTTCCACAGGACCGGATCATCTTTCAGGAAAAAGTGGAAACAGAACCGTGGTATGTCGACCCTCTGGACTTCGTAAAATCAGCAGCTGATTAA
- a CDS encoding SHOCT domain-containing protein: MFTGGWNGFCPNGFQGGYMHGGFMGGGLMGGGGFVGLIFNILIIALVAYLIFKLVQNLNNNNVQRNEGTSRSNRVDTGEILRERFARGDISEEEYLRKKDILGN, from the coding sequence ATGTTTACAGGCGGATGGAATGGATTTTGTCCTAACGGTTTTCAGGGAGGTTATATGCATGGCGGTTTTATGGGCGGTGGACTCATGGGTGGAGGAGGTTTTGTGGGCTTGATTTTTAATATTCTAATTATCGCTCTGGTAGCTTATCTGATTTTTAAGCTGGTTCAGAATCTGAATAATAACAATGTGCAGCGCAATGAAGGAACAAGCCGCAGCAATCGTGTTGATACAGGCGAGATTTTGAGAGAGAGGTTTGCCAGAGGTGATATCAGTGAAGAAGAATACCTCAGGAAAAAGGATATTCTCGGAAATTGA